In a genomic window of Chryseobacterium sp. G0162:
- the glgP gene encoding alpha-glucan family phosphorylase, whose product MDFRNFKIPYSINPQYSKKTAYFSMEFALEQVLKIYSGGLGFLAGSHMRSAYNLKQDLIGIGILWKFGYYDQARNHDQTLQPVWTRKMYSFLEDTGIKFQIEIHSAPVWVKVWYLDPEIFNTAPMFFLSTDVPENDHVSKTICHKLYDANESTKLAQYILLGKGGAKLLDELNIERDVYHLNEAHGLPAAFYLLRKYNGDLNKVREKLVFTTHTPEEAGNEKHNLKLCYDMTYFSGYSMEEVKAIEGMDDERFNHSLCALKMARMANGVSQLHGVVSRAMWNKYPGICEITSITNAQEFKYWADKPLYNAKDENDDTVFDYRKKHLKKKLFSIVADQTGNLFNPNVFTIVWARRFAGYKRAELLLHDKERFYRLLNNPKYPVQIIWAGKPYPMDYSAISTFNTLVEESKNHKSMAVLTGYELSLSKSLKQGSDLWLNNPRVPREASGTSGMTAAMNGSVNLSTDDGWIPEFAQHGENSFVVPKADYLNMSIYEQDNYDLNKLYEILENEILPMYYDRPDQWRKIQHNAMNDVKGQFNSDRMADEYYRVLYQ is encoded by the coding sequence ATGGATTTTAGGAATTTTAAAATACCCTACAGCATCAATCCCCAATATTCAAAAAAAACCGCCTATTTCTCAATGGAATTTGCCCTTGAGCAGGTCTTGAAAATATACTCCGGAGGACTTGGTTTTCTAGCAGGATCTCACATGAGAAGTGCTTATAACCTGAAGCAGGATCTTATCGGAATTGGTATTCTTTGGAAATTCGGGTATTATGACCAGGCGAGAAACCATGATCAGACTCTTCAGCCTGTATGGACCAGAAAAATGTATAGTTTTCTTGAGGATACGGGAATAAAATTTCAAATTGAGATTCACAGTGCTCCTGTTTGGGTAAAAGTATGGTATCTTGATCCTGAAATTTTCAATACGGCACCCATGTTTTTCCTTTCTACAGATGTCCCTGAAAACGATCATGTTTCCAAAACAATCTGTCACAAACTTTATGATGCTAATGAATCAACCAAACTGGCTCAATATATCTTACTTGGAAAAGGAGGAGCTAAATTACTGGATGAACTGAACATCGAAAGGGATGTTTACCATTTAAATGAAGCTCACGGGCTTCCGGCGGCATTTTATTTATTAAGAAAATACAATGGTGATCTGAATAAGGTCAGAGAAAAACTGGTTTTCACCACGCATACCCCGGAAGAGGCAGGAAATGAAAAGCATAATTTAAAATTATGTTATGATATGACTTATTTCTCCGGCTATAGCATGGAAGAAGTAAAAGCCATTGAAGGTATGGATGATGAACGTTTCAATCATTCTCTTTGTGCTTTGAAAATGGCAAGAATGGCTAATGGGGTTTCTCAGCTTCACGGAGTCGTTTCCCGTGCCATGTGGAATAAATATCCCGGCATCTGTGAAATTACTTCTATTACCAACGCACAGGAATTCAAATATTGGGCAGATAAGCCTCTTTATAATGCGAAAGATGAAAATGATGATACCGTTTTCGATTACCGTAAAAAGCATTTAAAAAAGAAACTGTTCAGCATAGTGGCAGACCAAACCGGAAACCTATTCAATCCGAATGTTTTTACCATTGTATGGGCAAGAAGATTTGCAGGTTACAAACGTGCAGAACTGCTTTTACATGATAAAGAAAGATTTTACAGACTTCTGAACAATCCGAAATATCCGGTACAGATCATCTGGGCAGGAAAACCTTACCCAATGGATTATTCAGCAATTTCTACCTTCAATACTTTGGTTGAAGAAAGTAAGAATCACAAAAGTATGGCCGTTCTTACCGGATATGAGCTTTCTTTAAGTAAATCACTAAAACAAGGTTCCGACCTTTGGCTCAACAACCCAAGAGTTCCAAGAGAAGCATCCGGAACTTCAGGAATGACAGCTGCTATGAACGGATCTGTCAATTTATCCACAGACGATGGCTGGATCCCGGAATTTGCTCAACACGGAGAAAACTCTTTCGTTGTTCCTAAAGCAGATTATCTGAATATGAGCATCTATGAACAGGATAATTATGATTTAAACAAATTATATGAGATTCTTGAAAACGAAATTCTTCCTATGTATTACGATCGTCCGGACCAATGGAGAAAAATCCAGCACAATGCCATGAATGATGTAAAAGGTCAGTTCAATAGCGATAGAATGGCAGATGAATATTATAGAGTACTTTATCAATAA
- a CDS encoding bacteriocin-like protein: MKNLKKVSRQQLKEVQGGVLPGMKRCVDGQTCKLRIWWIGGLEEIPCNSPYPTCAPEGYYPPDNGDPGTIHVAN; the protein is encoded by the coding sequence ATGAAAAATTTAAAAAAAGTTTCAAGACAACAGTTAAAAGAAGTACAAGGTGGTGTTTTACCAGGAATGAAAAGATGTGTAGACGGGCAAACGTGTAAGCTCAGAATCTGGTGGATCGGAGGATTGGAAGAAATACCATGTAATTCTCCTTACCCAACCTGCGCTCCTGAAGGATATTACCCACCGGACAATGGAGACCCGGGCACTATTCATGTTGCAAATTAG
- a CDS encoding T9SS type B sorting domain-containing protein, with translation MRKILLFAFLYISHFLYSQADCATALAVCGNSNITYSPTGYGSIKEMVNSGTCIDASGEHNSIWYKITIATGGTLTFNLVPNNQDADYDWAIFGPNVNCGSLGAAIRCNAATVVGVGAATGLNMTSTITNAIGGSTTPYCRYLDVLPGESYYLFIDNWVSSTSSTTAPFSLTWGGTATLASPFTDPTLQPNPFIPPGIPSANPANPREVIICGNPVTFDFTTLSAGIINGNPGFSVSYHTSANDALTVNNPITTPLTVNTTTVYYYSISYTDPTNPNSPLNKCKQTGTFKFKDGSITVKNATLIGCNNNNAGTALFDLTTADVTAAPNVFKKYYNSMFDLNAGTNEIINPNAFISAEGTVYVKVTSEYGCSAIAEITLKFHPVVVVNEATLTTCFIESNPSTGSFNLADAFVTNPSNTDKKYYPSEADAIHQTNEILTPTNYIAPNGVVYIRVANNRGCYAIVKVTLVVIPPKYSDVLKDKTICIESKTILDAGPGFKSYLWSTGETTRTVNVGVGVYWVKLKTGDCYTTQTVKVIPSEQPVISNIEIGSNTITVSVIGGTPSYQYSLDNIIWQDSNMFTNLSRGIYKIFVKDDYNCTPIEVEIVVPNLVNVITPNADGVNDVIDYSALSGKQNLVINIFDRYGTKIHQADKLNSYKWDGTVSGRRVPTGTYWYSVLWNENNKKNTPVKFTGWVLVKNRE, from the coding sequence ATGAGGAAAATTTTACTATTTGCTTTTTTATACATTTCCCATTTTTTATACTCCCAGGCAGATTGTGCTACCGCGCTGGCTGTTTGTGGAAATTCTAATATTACTTATAGCCCTACCGGATATGGTAGTATCAAAGAAATGGTAAATTCGGGGACTTGTATAGATGCGTCAGGTGAACATAATTCAATCTGGTATAAAATTACGATTGCCACAGGAGGTACTCTTACCTTTAACCTGGTTCCTAATAATCAGGATGCTGATTATGACTGGGCTATTTTCGGACCCAATGTGAATTGCGGAAGTCTGGGAGCTGCCATACGTTGTAATGCTGCCACAGTTGTAGGAGTAGGAGCCGCTACCGGATTAAATATGACCAGCACGATTACAAATGCGATAGGAGGATCAACAACTCCCTATTGCCGATATTTGGACGTGTTACCTGGAGAATCGTATTACTTGTTTATTGATAACTGGGTAAGCAGTACGAGTAGTACAACTGCTCCTTTCTCTTTAACATGGGGTGGAACGGCCACGTTGGCCTCTCCATTTACCGATCCTACTCTTCAGCCTAATCCTTTTATTCCACCGGGCATTCCATCTGCTAATCCGGCAAACCCAAGAGAAGTTATCATTTGTGGAAATCCTGTTACATTTGATTTTACAACCTTATCAGCAGGGATTATTAATGGAAATCCTGGTTTTAGCGTAAGTTATCACACCAGTGCTAATGATGCATTAACAGTAAATAATCCCATTACAACTCCTTTAACAGTAAATACTACAACGGTTTATTATTATAGTATAAGCTATACAGATCCAACCAACCCAAACAGCCCTCTCAATAAATGTAAGCAGACAGGAACATTTAAATTTAAGGATGGATCTATTACAGTAAAAAATGCAACATTAATAGGGTGTAATAACAATAATGCAGGGACAGCTCTTTTTGATCTGACAACAGCTGATGTCACAGCAGCACCTAATGTTTTTAAAAAATACTATAACAGCATGTTTGATCTTAATGCCGGAACTAACGAGATCATCAATCCCAATGCATTTATCTCTGCTGAAGGAACAGTGTATGTAAAAGTGACTTCTGAGTATGGATGCAGTGCCATTGCAGAGATTACATTAAAATTCCATCCTGTAGTTGTTGTCAACGAAGCGACACTTACCACTTGTTTTATAGAATCCAATCCAAGTACTGGATCTTTTAATCTTGCGGATGCTTTTGTTACCAACCCAAGCAATACGGATAAAAAGTACTACCCATCTGAAGCTGATGCTATTCATCAGACTAATGAAATTTTGACCCCTACGAACTATATTGCACCCAATGGAGTGGTGTATATAAGAGTGGCCAATAACAGAGGTTGTTACGCTATTGTTAAAGTGACTTTAGTAGTGATTCCTCCGAAATATTCTGATGTACTTAAAGATAAAACTATATGTATAGAAAGTAAAACCATTTTAGACGCAGGGCCGGGGTTCAAAAGTTATCTGTGGAGTACCGGAGAAACTACTCGAACAGTTAATGTAGGAGTTGGAGTATATTGGGTAAAACTTAAAACCGGAGATTGCTATACCACCCAAACTGTAAAGGTAATACCGTCTGAACAGCCTGTGATTTCCAATATTGAGATAGGCAGTAATACGATAACAGTATCTGTAATAGGAGGTACACCGTCTTATCAATATTCGCTGGACAATATTATCTGGCAGGATTCTAATATGTTCACTAACCTTTCAAGAGGGATATACAAGATTTTTGTAAAAGATGATTATAATTGTACCCCTATAGAAGTTGAAATTGTTGTTCCAAACCTAGTGAATGTGATCACTCCAAATGCTGACGGAGTGAATGATGTAATTGATTATTCAGCATTATCAGGTAAACAGAATCTTGTAATTAATATTTTTGACAGATACGGAACCAAGATCCATCAGGCTGATAAACTTAACAGCTATAAATGGGACGGAACAGTAAGTGGAAGAAGGGTTCCTACTGGTACCTATTGGTATTCTGTACTGTGGAATGAGAATAATAAAAAAAATACTCCTGTTAAATTTACAGGTTGGGTATTAGTAAAAAACCGGGAATAG
- a CDS encoding S9 family peptidase — protein sequence MKKLLLTLTIAAAFHHVSAQEITLDKIYSGYYRGKGIAGITSMKNGENYLVIEPSGIAKYSYKTSQKEGNIVDGSFESYIFSDDESKILLQKESQPIYRHSFLGKFEVKDLKSGKVISLNEGKPVQEPAFSPDATKVAFISDNNLFYQDLTSGKITQITTDGKKNAILNGLADWVYEEEFGHAKQYEWTKNSDAIVFIKSDESQVPEIYIPIYGKNLYPVEMRYKYPKAGEKNSVVSAQLFRLDTEKVMPLNLGSFKNYYIQNVFQTAKADEVVLITSERIQNASDVLKVNTKTGTVQKLFTETDDKWIETDSPTIEFLDDDSFLWASERDGNRHLYWYDKDGKLKKQVTKGNWEVTDYYGFNPKSKEIYIQTTEKGSINKVVSKVNIENGKSQLISNAEGNNSANFSKSYNYFIETSSTAAKPLTYVLKDGNGKAVKELQNNNDQLQKLKADNFVEKEFITIPNAVGDQMNAWIMKPKNFDPNKKYPLFMFQYSGPGSQQVANSWDNGNTMWFNHLVQKGYIVACVDGRGTGYKGAKYKKVTYMNLGKYEIEDQITAAKWFGNQSYIDKGRIGMFGWSFGGYMTSLAMTKGADVFKMGIAVAPVTNWRYYDSVYTERFMRTPQENPDGYDKNSPTEYAKLLKGKFLLIHGTADDNVHFQNSMELSEALIQNKKQFDFMAYPDKNHGIYGGQTRPQLYQKMTDFILNNL from the coding sequence ATGAAAAAACTACTCTTAACTTTGACTATAGCAGCGGCATTTCATCATGTGTCTGCACAGGAAATCACTTTAGACAAAATATATTCAGGATATTACCGTGGTAAAGGTATTGCCGGGATTACTTCTATGAAAAACGGAGAAAATTATCTTGTTATTGAACCTTCAGGAATTGCAAAATATTCATATAAAACTTCTCAGAAAGAAGGAAATATCGTGGATGGAAGCTTTGAAAGTTATATATTTTCGGATGATGAGTCTAAAATCCTTTTGCAGAAGGAAAGTCAGCCTATCTACAGACACTCTTTCCTCGGAAAGTTTGAAGTGAAGGATTTAAAATCAGGAAAAGTAATCAGCTTAAACGAAGGAAAGCCTGTTCAGGAGCCAGCTTTTTCACCTGATGCCACAAAAGTAGCTTTCATTTCTGATAACAATTTATTTTATCAGGATCTAACATCAGGTAAAATCACTCAGATTACTACTGATGGTAAGAAAAATGCTATTCTTAACGGTTTGGCAGACTGGGTATATGAAGAAGAATTCGGACATGCAAAACAGTACGAGTGGACGAAAAACTCTGATGCTATTGTATTTATAAAATCGGACGAGAGCCAGGTTCCGGAAATTTATATTCCGATCTATGGAAAAAACCTTTATCCTGTAGAAATGCGTTATAAATATCCTAAAGCAGGAGAAAAAAACTCTGTAGTTTCGGCACAGTTATTCCGTCTTGATACAGAGAAAGTAATGCCACTCAACTTAGGTTCTTTTAAAAATTATTATATCCAGAATGTTTTCCAGACTGCAAAAGCAGATGAAGTAGTTTTAATTACTTCGGAGAGAATTCAAAATGCTTCGGATGTTTTAAAAGTAAATACTAAAACAGGAACAGTACAAAAATTATTCACAGAAACTGATGATAAGTGGATTGAAACTGACAGCCCAACTATTGAATTCCTTGATGATGATTCTTTCCTTTGGGCTTCCGAAAGAGATGGGAACCGCCATTTATATTGGTATGATAAAGATGGAAAATTAAAAAAACAAGTCACAAAAGGAAATTGGGAGGTAACAGATTATTATGGTTTCAATCCAAAATCTAAAGAAATCTACATCCAAACTACTGAAAAAGGGAGCATCAATAAAGTTGTTTCTAAAGTAAATATTGAAAACGGAAAGTCTCAGCTGATCTCCAATGCAGAAGGAAACAATTCTGCTAATTTCAGTAAAAGCTATAATTATTTCATTGAAACCTCTTCTACGGCAGCAAAACCTCTTACTTATGTTTTAAAAGACGGGAACGGTAAAGCAGTAAAGGAGCTTCAAAACAACAACGATCAGCTTCAGAAATTGAAAGCAGATAATTTTGTTGAAAAAGAATTTATCACTATCCCTAATGCTGTAGGTGATCAAATGAATGCATGGATAATGAAACCTAAAAATTTCGATCCTAATAAAAAGTATCCATTGTTCATGTTCCAGTATTCAGGACCGGGCTCTCAACAGGTTGCCAATTCTTGGGATAACGGTAACACAATGTGGTTCAACCATCTTGTACAAAAAGGATACATTGTTGCTTGTGTAGATGGACGTGGAACAGGTTATAAAGGAGCAAAATACAAGAAAGTTACCTATATGAATCTTGGTAAATATGAGATCGAAGACCAGATTACGGCTGCAAAATGGTTCGGAAACCAATCTTATATTGATAAAGGCAGAATCGGAATGTTCGGATGGAGCTTCGGAGGTTATATGACCAGCTTAGCCATGACAAAAGGAGCAGATGTTTTCAAAATGGGTATTGCAGTAGCACCCGTAACCAACTGGAGATATTATGATTCTGTATACACAGAAAGATTTATGAGAACACCACAGGAAAATCCTGATGGATATGATAAGAACTCTCCTACTGAATATGCAAAACTGTTGAAAGGTAAATTTCTTTTAATCCATGGAACAGCTGATGATAACGTTCATTTCCAAAACTCTATGGAATTATCTGAAGCCCTGATTCAAAATAAAAAACAATTTGACTTTATGGCTTACCCTGATAAAAACCACGGGATTTACGGAGGCCAGACAAGACCACAACTGTATCAGAAAATGACAGATTTTATTTTGAATAATTTATAG
- a CDS encoding DUF6496 domain-containing protein has product MSKTKYSDKAQDKVGKVMHEFKEGKLKSSSGEKVTNRKQAVAIGISEAREKGLKVPPKKKSK; this is encoded by the coding sequence ATGAGCAAGACTAAATATTCAGATAAAGCTCAGGACAAAGTAGGAAAAGTAATGCATGAATTCAAGGAGGGAAAGTTGAAATCTTCTTCCGGAGAAAAAGTAACAAACAGAAAACAAGCTGTAGCTATTGGTATTTCTGAAGCGAGAGAAAAAGGCCTGAAAGTGCCACCCAAAAAGAAAAGTAAATAA